One Entelurus aequoreus isolate RoL-2023_Sb linkage group LG09, RoL_Eaeq_v1.1, whole genome shotgun sequence genomic window carries:
- the zfp36l2 gene encoding mRNA decay activator protein ZFP36L2, producing MKEGVHQQVWGSDMSAAVLSAFYDMDMLYKQDKSTNMNALHINSMLDKKAVGAPVAAPGSGGAFTPGFFRRNSTSNLEALNKYNMSSSYGMKENTSSGTTSLMNKENKFRDRAYSDNGERAALQQKAGSQINSTRYKTELCRPFEENGSCKYGEKCQFAHGYHELRSLSRHPKYKTEPCRTFHTIGFCPYGPRCHFIHNADERRPAPNANVQAGEARSAREMCGYNHRDILPAQCYSQKERPKLHHSLSFSGFSSQHDLETPLLDSPTSRTPPPPASSFYDSVSCINSAFSFPGQDLKALLAVHTSGSYSNNHSAGAHFKSMQSGLCPPSPPAYNMSHLQALRRLSESPVFEPPPSPPDSLSDRDSYASGSLSSSGSLSGSESPSLDAGRRLPIFSRLSISDD from the exons ATGAAAGAAGGAGTGCACCAGCAAGTTTGGGGAAGCGACATGTCCGCCGCCGTCTTGTCCGCCTTCTACGACATGGACATGCTGTACAAG cAGGATAAAAGCACGAACATGAACGCTCTGCACATCAACAGCATGCTGGACAAGAAGGCGGTGGGAGCCCCGGTCGCCGCTCCGGGCTCCGGCGGCGCTTTTACGCCGGGATTTTTCCGCAGAAACTCCACCAGCAACTTGGAGGCGCTGAACAAATACAACATGAGCTCCTCCTACGGCATGAAGGAGAACACTTCCAGCGGGACCACGTCGCTCATGAACAAGGAGAACAAGTTCCGTGACCGCGCCTACAGCGACAACGGGGAGCGGGCCGCGCTGCAGCAGAAGGCGGGCTCGCAGATCAACTCCACCCGCTACAAGACGGAGCTGTGTCGGCCCTTCGAGGAGAACGGCTCCTGCAAATACGGCGAGAAATGTCAGTTCGCGCACGGCTACCACGAGCTGAGGAGCTTGTCCCGTCACCCCAAGTACAAAACGGAGCCGTGCCGCACCTTCCACACCATCGGCTTCTGCCCCTACGGTCCCCGGTGTCACTTCATCCACAACGCCGACGAGCGTCGACCGGCGCCTAACGCCAACGTGCAGGCGGGGGAGGCGCGCTCCGCCCGGGAGATGTGCGGCTACAACCACCGGGACATCCTCCCCGCTCAGTGCTACAGCCAGAAGGAGCGACCCAAACTGCACCACAGTCTCAGCTTCTCCGGCTTCTCCAGCCAGCACGACCTGGAGACGCCGCTGCTCGACAGTCCCACGTCGCGGACGCCGCCGCCGCCCGCCTCCAGCTTCTACGACTCGGTCTCCTGCATCAACAGCGCCTTCTCCTTCCCGGGACAAGACTTAAAAGCCTTGCTGGCCGTTCACACCTCCGGCAGCTACTCGAACAACCACTCGGCCGGCGCCCACTTTAAGAGCATGCAGAGCGGCCTGTGTCCTCCCTCCCCCCCGGCCTACAATATGAGCCACTTGCAGGCGCTGCGACGCCTCAGTGAGTCCCCGGTGTTTGAGCCTCCTCCCAGCCCGCCTGACTCCCTCTCTGACCGGGACAGCTACGCTAGCGGGTCCCTCAGCTCTTCAGGGAGCCTCAGCGGCTCCGAGTCCCCCAGTCTGGACGCTGGGAGACGTTTGCCAATCTTCAGCAGGCTGTCGATTTCTGATGACTAA